ATGGACAACAACCAGGTCAAGGTGGGGGCAACCACGAAGTCCCTGCTGGGGTAGTTGGTCAAGAACACCAAAACGCCCCTGTAGTGGTGCCACCACAACAAGAAGATCTGGCGCAAGAAGTTGCTCGTCTCAGGGAAGAAATTAGGAAGCGAGATGAAGAGGCTCACAACCGTCAGGAACAACCCAATCAAGGACAACATCGATTTTTGCCGGTGCAATACATGCCTGTGCCGGAGGGTCGATGGGAACCaatatatgaaaggttccgcaagcaacACCCACCAAATTTTGAAGGGGGCTGAGATCCAATGGAAGCTGAGGAATGGTTAAGAACAGTGGAAGGTATTGTTGAGTACATGCGGCTCGGTAACGGAGATAGTGTAGCTTGTGCTGCTAGTTTATTGAAAAAGGATGCCCGCATCTGGTGGGATGTTATTAAACAAACACGGGATGTGGCCGCAATGACCTGGGCTAACTTTGTacaagtttttaacaaaaaatactaCAGTGAAGCAATACGCTCAGCTAGAGTTAATGAGTTCACGAACCTGAGGCAGGGTAAGTCTACAGTTACAGAGTATGCTCGCCAATTTGAcagattagcaaagtttgccaCAGATCTGGTTCCTACTGAGTTTTTGAGGATTCATCGTTTTACTGAAGGGC
This region of Cannabis sativa cultivar Pink pepper isolate KNU-18-1 chromosome 7, ASM2916894v1, whole genome shotgun sequence genomic DNA includes:
- the LOC133039598 gene encoding uncharacterized protein LOC133039598, encoding MEAEEWLRTVEGIVEYMRLGNGDSVACAASLLKKDARIWWDVIKQTRDVAAMTWANFVQVFNKKYYSEAIRSARVNEFTNLRQGKSTVTEYARQFDRLAKFATDLVPTEFLRIHRFTEGLDSRISRDIAMSGIRATTYAEVLEKALEAELCESRIQKDNTARWEARKASNGGGDNKRKLPSNQHNEADKRNRIGSNNYKGKKPYVEYPLCPTCGRKHPGECRLKGKTCYKCGQTEPL